A region of Dermochelys coriacea isolate rDerCor1 chromosome 1, rDerCor1.pri.v4, whole genome shotgun sequence DNA encodes the following proteins:
- the CCDC122 gene encoding coiled-coil domain-containing protein 122, with protein sequence MKKMAKQNSPSLVEVVKQVAEQQHSQASEIEKSKIVLSQLQAELQELEKQMESALLETKATERQIYQQDDDIETTKCHCESLESQVRFLYAEKIRLKLDTEAAQEEFEMMLARNSAYHEKIMAHKERYWEAESKMPVMLELAKKRDMVKELKTKKEELMNDLQNPEGQVIKQVQEEITHLIKEVTMVKESIDEKKKLLEEEKKVHANLRKEIEVQNKRCDAILKRLHCQLNKLQSNRRQWHWNIQQMEKKAAELRKSIGAIE encoded by the exons ATGAAGA AAATGGCTAAGCAAAATTCTCCATCATTAGTTGAAGTTGTAAAACAAGTAGCAGAACAGCAACATTCACAAGCATCAGAAATAGAAAAAAGCAAAATAGTTCTTTCTCAGTTACAG GCTGAGCTTCAAGAACTTGAAAAACAAATGGAGTCTGCTTTATTAGAAACAAAGGCAACAGAAAGGCAAATTTATCAGCAAGATGATGACATAGAAACTACAAAATGTCACTGTGAAAGTCTGGAGTCCCAAGTCAGATTCCTGTATGCTGAAAAGATAAGGCTGAAACTTGACACAGAAGCAGCTCAAGAAGAATTTGAGATGATGCTTGCAAGAAATAGTGCATATCATGAGAAAATAATGGCTCATAAAGAGCGTTATTGGGAAGCAGAAAGCAAAATGCCAGTTATGCTCGAACTTGCTAAAAAACGAGACATGGTTAAAGAGCTaaagacaaagaaagaagaatTAATGAATGATCTCCAGAATCCTGAAGGACAAGTTATAAAACAAGTGCAG GAAGAAATCACACATTTAATAAAGGAAGTTACTATGGTAAAAGAGTCAATCgatgaaaagaaaaaattgcTTGAAGAAGAGAAAAAAGTGCATGCTAACCTTAGAAAAGAGATTGAG GTACAGAATAAAAGATGTGATGCTATTCTAAAACGTTTGCATTGTCAACTGAACAAACTCCAGTCGAACAGAagacagtggcactggaacattcAACAGATGGAAAAAAAGGCAGCTGAACTACGAAAGAGTATTGGAGCAATAGAGTGA